From Hyla sarda isolate aHylSar1 chromosome 5, aHylSar1.hap1, whole genome shotgun sequence, a single genomic window includes:
- the CFAP418 gene encoding cilia- and flagella-associated protein 418 isoform X10 — translation MADDDLDRLLDEVESKYCHPGAGPGGAAADKTRVKRKASKAIVTVDDEDVDDLIEDILDVRFYEENKHKAKSTEHQSCKSSTQHPSKKCCPVYLGGSGIPFGIGTSISERACDQLRCTTCDFNIVMFDDYKWEASCDYLFFRSVYPVDSFGVGGLLP, via the exons ATGGCTGATGACGATCTGGACCGGTTGCTGGACGAGGTGGAGAGCAAATACTGCCACCCCGGGGCCGGTCCAGGAGGAGCTGCGGCTGACAAGACCCGGGTGAAAAG GAAAGCTTCAAAAGCGATTGTGACCGTGGATGATGAAGACGTGGATGATCTGATTGAAGATATCCTGGACGTTCGCTTCTATGAAGAAAACAAG CACAAAGCGAAATCCACAGAACACCAATCCTGCAAATCATCCACACAACATCCCAGTAAAAA GTGCTGCCCAGTGTATCTTGGTGGAAGCGGGATTCCTTTTGGCATCGGAACAAGTATTTCTGAGAG GGCCTGTGACCAGCTGCGCTGCACTACCTGTGATTTTAACATCGTGATGTTTGATGACTACAAATGGGAAGCATCCTGTGACTACCTCTTCTTCAG
- the CFAP418 gene encoding cilia- and flagella-associated protein 418 isoform X6, which produces MADDDLDRLLDEVESKYCHPGAGPGGAAADKTRVKRKASKAIVTVDDEDVDDLIEDILDVRFYEENKHKAKSTEHQSCKSSTQHPSKKCCPVYLGGSGIPFGIGTSISERACDQLRCTTCDFNIVMFDDYKWEASCDYLFFRQSYKSRSGGKGEYRQGAATSRFADKTACSHRI; this is translated from the exons ATGGCTGATGACGATCTGGACCGGTTGCTGGACGAGGTGGAGAGCAAATACTGCCACCCCGGGGCCGGTCCAGGAGGAGCTGCGGCTGACAAGACCCGGGTGAAAAG GAAAGCTTCAAAAGCGATTGTGACCGTGGATGATGAAGACGTGGATGATCTGATTGAAGATATCCTGGACGTTCGCTTCTATGAAGAAAACAAG CACAAAGCGAAATCCACAGAACACCAATCCTGCAAATCATCCACACAACATCCCAGTAAAAA GTGCTGCCCAGTGTATCTTGGTGGAAGCGGGATTCCTTTTGGCATCGGAACAAGTATTTCTGAGAG GGCCTGTGACCAGCTGCGCTGCACTACCTGTGATTTTAACATCGTGATGTTTGATGACTACAAATGGGAAGCATCCTGTGACTACCTCTTCTTCAG ACAAAGTTACAAGTCGCGCAGTGGAGGGAAGGGGGAGTACAGACAGGGAGCAGCTACGAGTCGTTTCGCAGATAAGACTGCTTGTTCACACAGAATCTGA
- the CFAP418 gene encoding cilia- and flagella-associated protein 418 isoform X3, producing MADDDLDRLLDEVESKYCHPGAGPGGAAADKTRVKRKASKAIVTVDDEDVDDLIEDILDVRFYEENKHKAKSTEHQSCKSSTQHPSKKCCPVYLGGSGIPFGIGTSISERACDQLRCTTCDFNIVMFDDYKWEASCDYLFFRFTKRKWWSAHSGRPTMTRTGADLAEDKIEEKKWKSSRSKQIIRFIVSKHAEQQ from the exons ATGGCTGATGACGATCTGGACCGGTTGCTGGACGAGGTGGAGAGCAAATACTGCCACCCCGGGGCCGGTCCAGGAGGAGCTGCGGCTGACAAGACCCGGGTGAAAAG GAAAGCTTCAAAAGCGATTGTGACCGTGGATGATGAAGACGTGGATGATCTGATTGAAGATATCCTGGACGTTCGCTTCTATGAAGAAAACAAG CACAAAGCGAAATCCACAGAACACCAATCCTGCAAATCATCCACACAACATCCCAGTAAAAA GTGCTGCCCAGTGTATCTTGGTGGAAGCGGGATTCCTTTTGGCATCGGAACAAGTATTTCTGAGAG GGCCTGTGACCAGCTGCGCTGCACTACCTGTGATTTTAACATCGTGATGTTTGATGACTACAAATGGGAAGCATCCTGTGACTACCTCTTCTTCAG GTTCACAAAGAGAAAGTGGTGGTCAGCTCACTCAGGACGACCAACCATGACCCGGACAGGTGCGGACCTCGCCGAAGAcaagatagaagaaaaaaaatggaagtCCAGCAGATCAAAGCAGATCATACGGTTTATTGTATCAAAGCATGCAGAACAACAATGA
- the CFAP418 gene encoding cilia- and flagella-associated protein 418 isoform X4, producing MADDDLDRLLDEVESKYCHPGAGPGGAAADKTRVKRKASKAIVTVDDEDVDDLIEDILDVRFYEENKHKAKSTEHQSCKSSTQHPSKKCCPVYLGGSGIPFGIGTSISERACDQLRCTTCDFNIVMFDDYKWEASCDYLFFRNSMPEHSKLQTKMVRKKGARAYACQCSWRSIQQITDLSSEPQLRWVCGKHSD from the exons ATGGCTGATGACGATCTGGACCGGTTGCTGGACGAGGTGGAGAGCAAATACTGCCACCCCGGGGCCGGTCCAGGAGGAGCTGCGGCTGACAAGACCCGGGTGAAAAG GAAAGCTTCAAAAGCGATTGTGACCGTGGATGATGAAGACGTGGATGATCTGATTGAAGATATCCTGGACGTTCGCTTCTATGAAGAAAACAAG CACAAAGCGAAATCCACAGAACACCAATCCTGCAAATCATCCACACAACATCCCAGTAAAAA GTGCTGCCCAGTGTATCTTGGTGGAAGCGGGATTCCTTTTGGCATCGGAACAAGTATTTCTGAGAG GGCCTGTGACCAGCTGCGCTGCACTACCTGTGATTTTAACATCGTGATGTTTGATGACTACAAATGGGAAGCATCCTGTGACTACCTCTTCTTCAG GAACAGTATGCCAGAGCACAGCAAACTACAGACCAAGATGGTAAGGAAGAAGGGGGCACGAGCCTACGCCTGTCAGTGCAGCTGGAGGTCCATCCAGCAAATAACCGATCTCTCCTCAGAGCCGCAGCTGCGGTGGGTGTGCGGCAAGCATTCAGATTGA
- the CFAP418 gene encoding cilia- and flagella-associated protein 418 isoform X1, which translates to MADDDLDRLLDEVESKYCHPGAGPGGAAADKTRVKRKASKAIVTVDDEDVDDLIEDILDVRFYEENKHKAKSTEHQSCKSSTQHPSKKCCPVYLGGSGIPFGIGTSISERACDQLRCTTCDFNIVMFDDYKWEASCDYLFFRNSMPEHSKLQTKMVRKKGARAYACQCSWRSIQQITDLSSEPQLRFTKRKWWSAHSGRPTMTRTGADLAEDKIEEKKWKSSRSKQIIRFIVSKHAEQQ; encoded by the exons ATGGCTGATGACGATCTGGACCGGTTGCTGGACGAGGTGGAGAGCAAATACTGCCACCCCGGGGCCGGTCCAGGAGGAGCTGCGGCTGACAAGACCCGGGTGAAAAG GAAAGCTTCAAAAGCGATTGTGACCGTGGATGATGAAGACGTGGATGATCTGATTGAAGATATCCTGGACGTTCGCTTCTATGAAGAAAACAAG CACAAAGCGAAATCCACAGAACACCAATCCTGCAAATCATCCACACAACATCCCAGTAAAAA GTGCTGCCCAGTGTATCTTGGTGGAAGCGGGATTCCTTTTGGCATCGGAACAAGTATTTCTGAGAG GGCCTGTGACCAGCTGCGCTGCACTACCTGTGATTTTAACATCGTGATGTTTGATGACTACAAATGGGAAGCATCCTGTGACTACCTCTTCTTCAG GAACAGTATGCCAGAGCACAGCAAACTACAGACCAAGATGGTAAGGAAGAAGGGGGCACGAGCCTACGCCTGTCAGTGCAGCTGGAGGTCCATCCAGCAAATAACCGATCTCTCCTCAGAGCCGCAGCTGCG GTTCACAAAGAGAAAGTGGTGGTCAGCTCACTCAGGACGACCAACCATGACCCGGACAGGTGCGGACCTCGCCGAAGAcaagatagaagaaaaaaaatggaagtCCAGCAGATCAAAGCAGATCATACGGTTTATTGTATCAAAGCATGCAGAACAACAATGA
- the CFAP418 gene encoding cilia- and flagella-associated protein 418 isoform X2: MTKASKAIVTVDDEDVDDLIEDILDVRFYEENKHKAKSTEHQSCKSSTQHPSKKCCPVYLGGSGIPFGIGTSISERACDQLRCTTCDFNIVMFDDYKWEASCDYLFFRNSMPEHSKLQTKMVRKKGARAYACQCSWRSIQQITDLSSEPQLRFTKRKWWSAHSGRPTMTRTGADLAEDKIEEKKWKSSRSKQIIRFIVSKHAEQQ, from the exons ATGAC GAAAGCTTCAAAAGCGATTGTGACCGTGGATGATGAAGACGTGGATGATCTGATTGAAGATATCCTGGACGTTCGCTTCTATGAAGAAAACAAG CACAAAGCGAAATCCACAGAACACCAATCCTGCAAATCATCCACACAACATCCCAGTAAAAA GTGCTGCCCAGTGTATCTTGGTGGAAGCGGGATTCCTTTTGGCATCGGAACAAGTATTTCTGAGAG GGCCTGTGACCAGCTGCGCTGCACTACCTGTGATTTTAACATCGTGATGTTTGATGACTACAAATGGGAAGCATCCTGTGACTACCTCTTCTTCAG GAACAGTATGCCAGAGCACAGCAAACTACAGACCAAGATGGTAAGGAAGAAGGGGGCACGAGCCTACGCCTGTCAGTGCAGCTGGAGGTCCATCCAGCAAATAACCGATCTCTCCTCAGAGCCGCAGCTGCG GTTCACAAAGAGAAAGTGGTGGTCAGCTCACTCAGGACGACCAACCATGACCCGGACAGGTGCGGACCTCGCCGAAGAcaagatagaagaaaaaaaatggaagtCCAGCAGATCAAAGCAGATCATACGGTTTATTGTATCAAAGCATGCAGAACAACAATGA